Genomic window (Muntiacus reevesi chromosome X, mMunRee1.1, whole genome shotgun sequence):
TTTATAATTTAGTTCATAGACTTGAACTGAATTTTAACACAAAAAATATCTTTAGGACCTCTAATAATGTGAATTCATAAATGAGATAGATTTCTAGGTCATTAAGTCAAATAAAGGTAAATTATTAATGGAAGCTCTTATTTTTACTGtgaatgatttgagaaaatagtgaTTTGGGAATCCATCAAAAATGGGCTTAaactattctttatatatttcttctcctttttctggcAAGGAGGTCTTCTTCTTGGGTACATAAGTCATGCTGGACAAAGAATGCTTTCTAAATGTAGACAGCCTTCTCCTAAAGTTCCCCCCTGAAAAGAAATATAGTAGAGGGTCAAAGCAACAATTTGATGCAGCCAGAGACAAGGTTATGACCACTGATTTTTGCATTCTAAGTACAGAATCACAGGGTTTTGTTTCATTGTGTAAAAAATGAAGGTGAATGGTGCGTTGAATATGATATGGCATGAAGCTGATCAAAAAGGCAGCTGTCACAACTATGATCATTCCTATAGCTTTTTTACGACTTGATAGAtttttcttcattgaattttttAGTAAGGTCAAAATGATCATTGTGTAACAGACAATTATAATAATGAAAGGAATGATAAATCCAAAAAATAATGACACATAATGCAAGACCAAGACATAATATTTAGCTTGATTGTCCTGTGGAGGCTCAAAGCACttggtattatttttctcatctttgtaAGATTTGGACATTAAAAATGGAGAACTAGTCAAAATCACAAAAATCCAAATACCAACACACACAAATCTGGCTTTTTTCTGTGTAACCAAATTAATATTTTGGACTGGGAAAACAATTGCAATGCACCGGAAAAAGCTCATGGCTGTCATAAAGAAGATGCTACAATAGAGGTTGACATACAAGGCATAGGTGCTGAGGCGACACAAAAAGTCACCAAAGAGCCAAATGCCTTTGTGAACATAATAGACCACACGGAGAGgtagtgtgcacacacacagtagaTCAGCTACTGCTAAATTAATCATGTATACTTGGTAGGCTGACTTCTCATGATATGTTTTTATGAGGATATAGAGCACAAAGCCATTGCCAAAGAAGCCCACAACGGAGATCATAGAGTACAAGGTGGAATACACTTGATTTCGGAAATCATCAATAGTGTCATTGCATGCATTACTACTGGAAGAAGATACTGTCAGATTTCCAACTCCATCCATGTTTCTCTAGGAGCGTCTTCTTGGTGCCTACAATGTATATAAAAAATCTTGTCAATTTTTGCTCTTCCATAAATTATAGGACATACTAATGTTTCATTTTATAGTGTcattatgtacatatatttttaaaacagcagGAAGCAAGAGTTGTGGATGAATGAAGAGATGTTCTTCTGGACTTTGCCCCCAGGAGAAGGGTTTGGATCCCATAGGCACCCAGAAAGCTCCTTTCCCCCATTTCCTATCCATGTTTGCCTGATGGCTTTTTAATCTTTAAGAACTAGCTAAAAGAGCTATGCCTTATTTTAAGCCATATTACTCCAGTACTATCCTATAAATCTTCCTTTTAAATGGGTTTGTTTTTTAGAGAAAAGTTTTAAAGATAGTAGTTTCATAAGTATGAGTATCTATCTatcttctatctatctatctatcacctCTTTCTCTATTAGAAGAGATCTAGATTCTTTCTGAGAATAAAATCTGGATGAAAATGCTTAGTTTCCCCCACAAAGAAGTCTTCCTAAGTAACAGCTGCTGGGTGATGCTTGTACCtaaggaaaataattaaatttgttaTCAATGGAACTCACTCCCTGGTGGAGAATCTTAATCTAGAACATGGTGGACTCTATTTAGAACCACAGAACATCAAGGCTGGGGAAACTGTAGAAGCTATCTAGTTATTTTAACGAGGAAGAAAGGtgaaatacatttctaaaatccGCACCTAAGTTAAGGTTCTGAGGAGAACTGCAGCATAACTAATCGGAATATACTTTCTGGGTGAGGAAATTGTACATGTTCATCCTTATTCTCTTCCCAGACTCACATTCAAAGTCTTACTGTTCAACAGCACATGATCATTTCTATTATAGCAAGAGAGTGTTGCTTGGTCTGGCCTAGTTCAGCTTTATCACGGCAATAAATAAGCTCTGATCAGAAAGATATAGAGATGAGATAGTGCAGAAGTAGTGATTTCCTATGTTCCTCCAtattcttctcttttattctttaagGAGATGGGAGCAACTCATCGATTTATAATATGGTAGATAATCTTTGGTTGAAATTTGATTTGTTGGCCTGTTACACAGCTCTTTCTCTCTGGTAAGACGGGGGTTAGGACTTGTAAGGTGGGAAGATTGCTTCAGCAATGCAAGAACTGCTGGTAGTGGAAGAGACTGAATTAGTCTCTGTGTCAAGGATACAGATACAGGGAGCTATGGTTGTGGTTGTAGGTGGGATAAAACTTTCCAGGTTTACTACTGCTAACAATTATATTTGCTGTGAGGGtatgtcatttattcatttgcccatctatttttttcctttcattaaaaatatcattgttgggacttccctggtggcctagtggttagtattccaggctttcactgtggtggcctgggttcaatccctggttggagaactgagatcccacaagctttgcagtgtggtcaaaaaaagtcattattttcCACCAAGAACTGTTGATATACAGTAAAAAATTTGAAGGTGAATCATTCTGAGGGTATATAACTAAGATCACAGAGAAAAATTAGTTCATTATTGTCAACCTATGCATTCTTTCTCAGTTTGCTTTCCACTTAACCTGCCTCTTTCACCATCGCTTTCCTGAATTCAGGTGCAATTGTGGAAGAAAGAGAATCTCTGTAAACTTATTCTAGCTAGCCCTGTATTGGGTTTTCTCCAAATCAGACAGTGTTAGCCTGTGAGGCACTAGATGGTGCTGTTGAGATTTTTGAtatagccttttaaaaaaataaccacatttgaaaagtataaaataattaccATCTGTCCTTTCTACCACCACCAACACTCACTATATCCTGTTACAAACTCTTTCCAGAATAATTCTCTATACATTATAGCTTCCAATTATCTCACATTACTTCTCTAAAAATCTTCAATGGTTCTTCAGTGTCGTCAAAATAAAATCCAGACTTGTTGGCCTGATATTTAAGGCtcttggaagagcccctggaggaaggcacagcaacccactccagtattcttgcctgtagaatatgatagacagaggagcctggcaggctacagtccatagggtcgcagagtcagatacgactgaagtgacttagtgcacacacacacacacacacacacacacacacacagagtctggtTGCAACTGAATTTTCCTAGCTTCTCTCTCACTTCTCCCTTTTTGTATACCCTATATTTCAATAAACAACTACTTTACTATATCAGGGACATAAGCTATATGTTTTCCCACCTGTCTGTCTTTTTTCATGGTATTTCTTCTTCCTGAAATGACCTTTTCTCCATCTATGTGTGTGCAAAAGCTACCCATCTTTCAGCTCTTCTTGACACCTTCTTGACAAAGCCTTCCCTTAGCCTCCTTCCAAGGTAATTTCTATCTTTCCCCTTCTAGGGAATTTTAAATCTGTCTTTCAGATCAGTGATGTGTATGTTTGTTATCTTCCCTCATAGACTTTCTGATTGATATATAAAGGGCTCATACAGGGCCAACACATATGTACTTTGctcataaa
Coding sequences:
- the CYSLTR1 gene encoding cysteinyl leukotriene receptor 1, yielding MDGVGNLTVSSSSSNACNDTIDDFRNQVYSTLYSMISVVGFFGNGFVLYILIKTYHEKSAYQVYMINLAVADLLCVCTLPLRVVYYVHKGIWLFGDFLCRLSTYALYVNLYCSIFFMTAMSFFRCIAIVFPVQNINLVTQKKARFVCVGIWIFVILTSSPFLMSKSYKDEKNNTKCFEPPQDNQAKYYVLVLHYVSLFFGFIIPFIIIIVCYTMIILTLLKNSMKKNLSSRKKAIGMIIVVTAAFLISFMPYHIQRTIHLHFLHNETKPCDSVLRMQKSVVITLSLAASNCCFDPLLYFFSGGNFRRRLSTFRKHSLSSMTYVPKKKTSLPEKGEEIYKE